One Micromonospora sp. WMMD1120 genomic region harbors:
- a CDS encoding glycosyl hydrolase family 18 protein yields MSSPLRRALAAGLLALATAAATLTVTSTAAQAVVLPNNFKSVGYMPSWTGNINAIQFNKLTHINYAFVLPNSNGSLQGVDGARLSSLVSAGHANNVKVSIAVGGWNDGNDSAFEALAANATTRTTFVNNLVNFVNQYNLDGVDMDWEYPDPGASANNYTALMTQLGSALRSRGKLLTAAVVSEGYYLDGIQPAVFNQVDWLNIMAYDGGNPHAGYDWSINSVNLWKARGLPASKAVLGIPFYSRPGYYTYSALVGMDPANANRDCASIGGAQQCWNGIPMVKRKTQWALANAGGVMNWELTQDTSGSTSLLSAMYDTIMGGTTPPPTGRTGRITGIGGKCVDVASASTANGAAIQLWTCNGTTAQTWTVASDGTLRALGKCADVASGSTANGAKVQLWDCNGSGAQVWQAQSNGTLRNPQSNKCLDATDNSSADGTRLQIWDCFAGANQRWTLPA; encoded by the coding sequence ATGTCCTCACCACTGCGCCGCGCCCTCGCCGCCGGCCTCCTCGCGCTGGCCACCGCCGCCGCCACCCTCACCGTCACGTCCACCGCCGCGCAAGCCGTGGTGCTGCCGAACAACTTCAAGAGCGTCGGCTACATGCCCTCCTGGACCGGCAACATCAACGCGATCCAGTTCAACAAACTCACCCACATCAACTACGCCTTCGTGCTGCCGAACAGCAACGGCAGCCTCCAGGGCGTCGACGGGGCGCGGCTCTCCTCGCTGGTCTCCGCGGGGCACGCCAACAACGTCAAGGTCTCGATCGCGGTCGGCGGTTGGAACGACGGCAACGACTCGGCCTTCGAGGCCCTCGCGGCCAACGCCACCACCCGGACCACCTTCGTCAACAACCTGGTCAACTTCGTCAACCAGTACAACCTCGACGGCGTCGACATGGACTGGGAGTACCCCGACCCGGGCGCCTCGGCCAACAACTACACCGCGCTCATGACGCAGCTCGGCAGCGCGCTGCGCAGCCGTGGCAAGCTGCTCACCGCCGCCGTGGTCTCCGAGGGCTACTACCTCGACGGCATCCAGCCCGCCGTGTTCAACCAGGTCGACTGGCTCAACATCATGGCGTACGACGGCGGCAACCCGCACGCCGGCTACGACTGGTCGATCAACAGCGTCAACCTGTGGAAGGCCCGGGGCCTGCCGGCCAGCAAGGCGGTGCTCGGCATCCCGTTCTACAGCCGCCCCGGCTACTACACCTACTCCGCGCTGGTCGGCATGGACCCGGCGAACGCCAACCGGGACTGCGCCAGCATCGGCGGCGCGCAGCAGTGCTGGAACGGCATCCCGATGGTCAAGCGCAAGACGCAGTGGGCCCTCGCGAACGCCGGCGGCGTGATGAACTGGGAGCTGACCCAGGACACCAGCGGTTCGACCTCGCTGCTCAGCGCGATGTACGACACCATCATGGGCGGCACGACCCCGCCGCCGACCGGTCGTACCGGGCGGATCACCGGCATCGGCGGCAAGTGCGTCGACGTGGCCTCGGCCAGCACCGCCAACGGCGCCGCCATCCAGCTCTGGACCTGCAACGGCACCACCGCCCAGACCTGGACGGTGGCCAGCGACGGCACGCTGCGCGCCCTCGGCAAGTGCGCCGACGTCGCCAGCGGCTCCACCGCCAACGGCGCGAAGGTCCAGCTCTGGGACTGCAACGGCAGCGGCGCGCAGGTCTGGCAGGCGCAGTCCAACGGCACCCTGCGCAACCCGCAGTCGAACAAGTGCCTGGACGCCACCGACAACAGCTCCGCCGACGGCACCCGGTTGCAGATCTGGGACTGCTTCGCCGGCGCCAACCAGCGCTGGACGCTCCCGGCCTGA
- a CDS encoding Xaa-Pro peptidase family protein, which produces MGVAALYPPDRLAAARRATAAAGLDALLLTPGSDLRYLTGYDAHAGERLTCLVLPAEGEPTLIVPRLERPAAEASPAPATGVRIVDHVDGTDPYPLVVAALDGPVAAVGLADRMWAEQVLALRAALPGATQRLAGDVLRELRIRKSPAEVAALAEAGAAIDEVHLRMGEWLRPGRTEAEVATDIAAAIREAGHVTVDFVIVAAGPNGASPHHGTSDRPIGAGEPVVVDIGGTMASGYRSDCTRTYLAGGPAPADFLDYYGVLRDAQRAAVAAVRQGVTGAAADAAAREPIAAAGFGDAFLHRTGHGIGLDGHEEPYLVAGNDRPLEAGMAFSIEPGIYLAGRHGARIEDIVVCTTDGVQRLNTTPTELIAL; this is translated from the coding sequence ATGGGAGTCGCCGCGCTGTACCCACCGGACCGGCTGGCCGCCGCGCGGCGCGCCACCGCCGCCGCCGGCCTGGACGCCCTGCTGCTCACCCCCGGCTCCGACCTGCGCTACCTGACCGGGTACGACGCCCACGCGGGGGAGCGGCTGACCTGCCTGGTGCTGCCCGCCGAGGGCGAGCCGACGCTGATCGTGCCGAGACTGGAACGCCCGGCCGCGGAGGCATCGCCCGCGCCGGCCACCGGGGTACGCATCGTCGACCACGTCGACGGCACCGACCCGTACCCCCTGGTGGTCGCCGCCCTCGACGGCCCGGTGGCGGCGGTCGGGCTGGCCGACCGGATGTGGGCCGAGCAGGTCCTCGCCCTGCGCGCGGCGCTGCCCGGCGCCACCCAACGGCTCGCCGGGGACGTGCTGCGCGAGTTGCGCATCCGCAAGTCCCCAGCGGAGGTCGCGGCGCTCGCCGAGGCCGGGGCGGCGATCGACGAGGTGCACCTGCGGATGGGCGAGTGGCTGCGCCCGGGACGCACCGAGGCCGAGGTCGCCACCGACATCGCCGCGGCGATCCGGGAGGCCGGGCACGTCACCGTCGACTTCGTCATCGTCGCGGCCGGACCGAACGGCGCGAGCCCGCACCATGGCACCTCGGACCGCCCGATCGGGGCCGGCGAGCCGGTGGTGGTCGACATCGGCGGCACGATGGCCTCGGGCTACCGCTCGGACTGCACCCGCACCTACCTGGCGGGCGGGCCGGCGCCGGCCGACTTCCTCGACTACTACGGGGTGCTGCGCGACGCCCAGCGCGCCGCCGTCGCGGCGGTGCGACAGGGGGTCACCGGGGCGGCGGCCGACGCGGCGGCCCGCGAGCCGATCGCCGCCGCCGGTTTCGGCGACGCGTTCCTGCACCGCACCGGCCACGGCATCGGTCTGGACGGTCACGAGGAGCCGTACCTGGTGGCGGGCAACGACCGGCCCCTGGAGGCCGGCATGGCGTTCTCCATCGAACCGGGCATCTACCTGGCGGGTCGGCACGGCGCCCGCATCGAGGACATCGTCGTCTGCACCACGGACGGCGTGCAACGGCTCAACACCACCCCCACGGAGCTCATCGCGCTATGA
- a CDS encoding acyl-CoA dehydrogenase family protein: MTVDRILPTDEAHDLLGLATELADRELAPKAAAFEERAEFPREVLRTLGRAGLLGLPYPEEYGGAAQPYEVYLQVLEILASRWLAVAEAVSVHTLSCYPVAQFGSAEQRKLLPDMIGGELLGAYCLSEPQGGSDAAALSTRAVLDGDAYVLSGTKAWITHARSADFYNVFCRTGGPGPKGISCLLADAGTAGIAPQAAERTMGLRSSPVAQIVFEDARVPADRLIGGEGAGFTIAMSALDSGRLGIAACAVGLAQAALDYAVAYARERQQFGRSIIDFQGLGFLLADAATQISAARALTLAAARLRDAGRPYAIEAAKAKLFATDTAMRVTTDAVQVLGGAGYVADHPVERYMREAKVLQIVEGTNQIQRMVISRALTRD, encoded by the coding sequence ATGACTGTCGACCGGATCCTGCCCACCGACGAGGCCCACGACCTGCTGGGTCTCGCCACCGAGCTCGCCGACCGCGAGCTCGCGCCGAAGGCCGCCGCCTTCGAGGAACGCGCCGAGTTCCCCCGCGAGGTGCTGCGTACCCTCGGCCGCGCCGGCCTGCTCGGCCTTCCCTACCCCGAGGAGTACGGCGGCGCGGCCCAGCCGTACGAGGTGTACCTGCAGGTGCTGGAGATCCTGGCCAGCCGGTGGCTCGCGGTCGCCGAGGCGGTGAGCGTGCACACCCTGTCCTGCTACCCGGTCGCGCAGTTCGGCAGCGCCGAGCAGCGCAAACTGCTGCCGGACATGATCGGCGGCGAGTTGCTGGGCGCGTACTGCCTGTCCGAGCCGCAGGGTGGCTCGGACGCGGCGGCGCTGAGCACCCGGGCGGTCCTCGACGGGGACGCGTACGTGCTGTCCGGGACCAAGGCCTGGATCACCCACGCCCGGTCGGCGGACTTCTACAACGTCTTCTGCCGTACCGGCGGGCCGGGTCCGAAGGGGATCTCCTGCCTGCTCGCCGACGCGGGCACCGCGGGCATCGCCCCGCAGGCCGCCGAGCGGACGATGGGTCTGCGCTCGTCCCCGGTGGCGCAGATCGTCTTCGAGGACGCGCGGGTCCCCGCCGACCGGTTGATCGGCGGGGAGGGGGCGGGCTTCACCATCGCGATGTCCGCCCTGGACTCCGGCCGGCTGGGCATCGCCGCCTGCGCGGTCGGGCTGGCCCAGGCGGCGCTGGACTACGCGGTCGCCTACGCCCGGGAGCGGCAGCAGTTCGGCCGGTCCATCATCGACTTCCAGGGCCTCGGGTTCCTGCTCGCCGACGCGGCCACCCAGATCTCCGCCGCCCGCGCGCTGACCCTCGCGGCGGCCCGGCTGCGCGACGCCGGTCGCCCGTACGCGATCGAGGCGGCCAAGGCGAAGCTCTTCGCCACCGACACGGCGATGCGGGTGACCACCGACGCCGTGCAGGTGCTCGGCGGCGCCGGGTACGTGGCCGACCACCCGGTGGAGCGGTACATGCGCGAGGCGAAGGTGTTGCAGATCGTGGAGGGCACCAACCAGATCCAGCGGATGGTGATCTCCCGGGCCCTCACCCGGGACTGA
- a CDS encoding Lrp/AsnC family transcriptional regulator, translating to MEEIDRAIVAALTADGRLSYTDLAERVGLSVSAVHQRVRRLEQRGVVKGYAARVSFEALDLPLTAFVAIRPFDPSQPDDAPERLAHLPEIDSCYSVAGEDFYLLLVRVASPTDLERLLQEIRTSANVTTRTTVVLSTPYEHRPPKISAAPPSRSRSRAPEEPAGSTAG from the coding sequence GTGGAGGAGATCGACCGCGCCATCGTCGCCGCGCTGACCGCCGACGGCCGTCTGTCGTACACCGACCTGGCCGAGAGGGTGGGGCTGTCGGTGTCGGCGGTGCACCAGCGGGTGCGCCGGCTGGAGCAGCGCGGAGTCGTCAAGGGGTACGCGGCCCGGGTGTCGTTCGAGGCGCTGGACCTGCCGCTGACCGCGTTCGTGGCGATCCGCCCGTTCGACCCGTCGCAGCCGGACGACGCGCCGGAGCGGCTGGCCCACCTGCCCGAGATCGACTCCTGCTACTCGGTCGCGGGGGAGGACTTCTACCTGCTGTTGGTGCGGGTGGCCAGCCCGACCGATCTGGAGCGGCTGTTGCAGGAGATCCGCACCTCGGCCAACGTCACCACCCGCACCACTGTGGTGCTGTCCACGCCGTACGAGCACCGGCCGCCGAAGATCAGTGCCGCGCCGCCGAGTCGGTCGCGGTCCCGGGCGCCGGAGGAGCCGGCTGGTTCCACCGCAGGATGA
- a CDS encoding histidine phosphatase family protein: MGELLLIRHGETTWSASLRHTSYTDLELTPDGERQARTLAAFLAGRRFVTVLASPRSRALRTAQLAGLTVDGVDENLSEWNYGKYEGRTTVDIHDDQPHWNIWTDGCPGGESPEQVGERVDRVLARVTPLLDQGTVALVGHAHSLRVLGARWIGLPPSAGARLRLDTATVSALGHEHGRQVILRWNQPAPPAPGTATDSAARH, translated from the coding sequence ATGGGAGAGCTCCTGCTGATCCGGCACGGCGAGACCACGTGGAGCGCCAGCCTGCGGCACACCTCGTACACCGACCTGGAGCTGACCCCCGACGGCGAGCGGCAGGCCCGTACCCTGGCCGCGTTCCTGGCCGGCCGGCGCTTCGTCACCGTGCTCGCCAGCCCCCGGTCCCGCGCGCTGCGCACGGCGCAGCTCGCCGGGCTCACCGTCGACGGCGTCGACGAGAACCTCAGCGAGTGGAACTACGGCAAGTACGAGGGCCGCACCACCGTCGACATCCACGACGACCAGCCGCACTGGAACATCTGGACCGACGGCTGCCCCGGCGGCGAGTCCCCCGAGCAGGTCGGCGAACGGGTCGACCGGGTCCTGGCCCGGGTCACCCCGCTGCTCGACCAGGGCACCGTCGCGCTGGTCGGGCACGCGCACAGCCTGCGGGTGCTCGGCGCCCGCTGGATCGGCCTGCCCCCGTCCGCCGGCGCACGGCTACGCCTGGACACCGCCACCGTCAGCGCGCTCGGTCACGAGCACGGCCGGCAGGTCATCCTGCGGTGGAACCAGCCGGCTCCTCCGGCGCCCGGGACCGCGACCGACTCGGCGGCGCGGCACTGA
- a CDS encoding CsbD family protein, whose product MSFTEKARNKVEQMAGAARERIGDMTDNERMRGEGASQQSDARAKQAGQNVKDAGRNVKDSFTK is encoded by the coding sequence ATGAGCTTCACCGAGAAGGCACGCAACAAGGTCGAGCAGATGGCCGGCGCGGCGCGGGAGCGCATCGGCGACATGACCGACAACGAGCGGATGCGGGGCGAGGGCGCCAGTCAGCAGAGCGACGCGCGCGCCAAGCAGGCTGGTCAGAACGTCAAGGACGCCGGTCGCAACGTGAAGGACTCGTTCACGAAGTGA
- a CDS encoding YnfA family protein yields MTVLRSLVLFALAALAEIGGAWLVWQGWREQRGLWWIAAGVVALGLYGFVATFQPDANFGRILAAYGGVFVAGSLGWAMVVDGFRPDRWDVTGAALCLLGVAVIMYAPRS; encoded by the coding sequence GTGACGGTGCTGCGTTCCCTGGTGTTGTTCGCGCTGGCCGCGCTGGCCGAGATCGGCGGCGCGTGGCTGGTCTGGCAGGGGTGGCGGGAGCAGCGAGGGCTCTGGTGGATCGCGGCCGGCGTGGTCGCGCTGGGCCTGTACGGGTTCGTCGCCACGTTCCAGCCGGACGCGAACTTCGGCCGGATACTGGCCGCGTACGGCGGGGTGTTCGTGGCCGGTTCGTTGGGTTGGGCGATGGTGGTGGACGGCTTCCGCCCGGACCGGTGGGATGTGACCGGAGCGGCCCTGTGCCTGCTGGGCGTGGCGGTCATCATGTACGCCCCCCGCTCCTGA
- a CDS encoding polysaccharide deacetylase family protein, translated as MIRARLGVLVVAALVGSAGCTASRVPPADQPVFVGSSASSTPSVASASPSLDAAPTVAPSSAAAPAPSTGVRSPSVGAAVPGAVPTGTPAPVVDHGPRIGDKVALTFDADMTDAMLANLRSGRVRSYANLRILDLLERERVPATFFLTGKWVRRYPDVTRRIAGNPRFELANHTYGHAAFTRDCYDLPAQPVSELREDVARTFEVIAPYGGRQTRYFRFPGLCHDAAALEALAPLGVTVVDGDVVSGDPFARAWKPLVRAVLEHVRPGSVVIMHVTEANAPMTDEALPHILAGLRERGLVPAPLSEVLAGA; from the coding sequence GTGATCCGGGCTCGGCTTGGTGTGCTTGTCGTGGCGGCGCTCGTCGGCTCCGCGGGCTGTACGGCGTCGCGGGTGCCGCCGGCGGACCAGCCGGTCTTCGTCGGCTCGTCCGCCTCGTCGACGCCGTCCGTGGCGTCTGCTTCGCCGTCGCTCGACGCCGCTCCGACAGTGGCGCCGTCGAGCGCCGCCGCGCCCGCGCCGTCGACGGGTGTCCGGTCGCCGTCGGTGGGTGCCGCAGTCCCGGGCGCCGTACCGACCGGGACCCCGGCCCCTGTGGTCGACCACGGGCCGCGGATCGGTGACAAGGTCGCGTTGACCTTTGACGCGGACATGACCGATGCGATGCTGGCCAACCTGCGGTCCGGTCGGGTGCGGTCGTACGCCAACCTGCGCATCCTCGACCTGCTGGAACGGGAGCGGGTCCCGGCCACGTTCTTCCTGACCGGCAAGTGGGTGCGGCGGTATCCGGACGTGACCCGGCGGATCGCCGGTAATCCGCGCTTCGAGTTGGCCAATCACACGTACGGGCACGCCGCGTTCACCAGGGACTGCTACGACCTGCCGGCCCAGCCGGTGAGCGAGTTACGCGAGGACGTGGCGAGGACGTTCGAGGTGATCGCACCGTACGGGGGTCGGCAGACCCGCTACTTCCGCTTTCCCGGGTTGTGCCACGACGCGGCGGCGCTGGAGGCCCTGGCGCCGTTGGGCGTGACGGTGGTGGACGGCGACGTGGTCAGCGGTGATCCGTTCGCGCGGGCGTGGAAGCCGCTGGTACGGGCGGTGCTGGAGCACGTCCGTCCCGGGTCGGTGGTGATCATGCATGTGACCGAGGCGAACGCGCCGATGACCGACGAGGCGTTGCCGCACATCCTGGCCGGGTTGCGGGAGCGAGGGCTGGTGCCGGCGCCGTTGTCCGAGGTGTTGGCCGGCGCCTGA
- a CDS encoding low temperature requirement protein A, translating into MGQPRPTPDRVTLDEVFFDVVFVLTVTQLADVLETDLTWAGFGRTALLLGLLWYLYTGYAWLTNHLPPRSSATKTLLFAGMAGFLLTAIALPDALTDTGVLFAVGYLVVVAVHLILFLGSDARSGALRLAPYNIGAALLVLAASAFTGHVVTALWVAAVFTQFVLPYLLPHLSWTGAPAAFHLRPAHFVERHGLLVIVALGESVVAIGMGVPTEQLTAGAAAAIMLALALPVALWWTYLTDTRSSEAALAAVAPAARSRMAARAYVLPHFLLLLGVIATVSGLHAAVAHPDEPAAPGAALALSGGVALFLTGVTATRRALRLGITLSRPTAVLAVLATIAIGPALPAPVQLVTITGVLVLMLVTDALRPSRRVDHDGSRPEPA; encoded by the coding sequence ATGGGACAGCCGAGGCCCACCCCCGACCGGGTCACGCTCGACGAGGTGTTCTTCGACGTCGTCTTCGTCCTCACCGTCACCCAACTCGCCGACGTCCTCGAAACTGACCTCACCTGGGCCGGCTTCGGCCGCACCGCCCTGCTCCTCGGCCTGCTCTGGTACCTCTACACCGGCTACGCCTGGCTCACCAACCACCTGCCACCCCGATCAAGTGCCACCAAAACACTGCTCTTCGCCGGCATGGCCGGATTCCTGCTCACCGCCATCGCCCTACCCGATGCTCTGACCGACACCGGCGTACTCTTCGCCGTCGGCTATCTCGTCGTCGTCGCCGTACACCTCATCCTGTTCCTGGGCTCCGACGCCCGCAGCGGCGCACTCCGACTCGCCCCCTACAACATCGGCGCAGCCCTGCTCGTCCTGGCCGCCTCCGCGTTCACCGGCCACGTCGTGACCGCCCTCTGGGTCGCCGCCGTGTTCACCCAGTTCGTCCTGCCCTACCTACTACCCCACCTATCCTGGACCGGCGCCCCCGCCGCCTTCCACCTGCGCCCGGCGCACTTCGTCGAACGACACGGCCTGCTCGTCATCGTCGCGCTCGGCGAGTCCGTCGTCGCCATCGGCATGGGAGTACCCACCGAACAGCTCACCGCCGGTGCGGCCGCCGCGATCATGCTCGCCCTCGCCCTACCCGTCGCCCTGTGGTGGACCTACCTGACCGACACCCGATCCTCGGAAGCTGCCCTCGCCGCCGTCGCACCCGCCGCGCGTAGCCGGATGGCCGCCCGCGCCTACGTCCTCCCCCACTTCCTGCTACTGCTCGGGGTCATCGCCACCGTCAGCGGCCTGCACGCCGCCGTCGCCCATCCCGATGAACCGGCTGCCCCCGGCGCCGCCCTCGCCCTCAGCGGCGGCGTCGCCCTCTTCCTGACCGGTGTCACCGCCACCCGCCGCGCCCTGCGCCTGGGCATCACCCTCAGCCGACCCACCGCCGTGCTCGCGGTGCTGGCAACGATCGCCATCGGCCCTGCCCTCCCCGCACCCGTCCAGCTCGTCACCATCACCGGCGTCCTGGTGCTGATGCTGGTGACCGACGCCCTGCGGCCCTCACGACGCGTCGACCACGACGGCAGCCGCCCGGAACCAGCCTGA
- a CDS encoding lysine 2,3-aminomutase: MTHTIPHPRHAPVATPTAGQPYEYHRRPLVEPDWTRFPGWRHVTRDQWESAQWQRVNCVKNVKQLRAVLGDLVDDTFYADLEADQKTQATMSMLVPPQMINTMVPHAPMTTEAFLADPIRRYMIPVASDRRTDWPSHPYASRDSLHEHDMWVAEGLTHRYPTKVLAELLSTCPQYCGHCTRMDLVGNSTPAVDKLKLTLKPVDRYDAHIAYLKAHPGVRDVVVSGGDVANVPWRNLESYLMRLLELETVRDIRLATKALMGLPQHWLQPDVVEGLERVARTAARRGVNLAIHTHVNHAQSLTPLVAKAAQTALDVGVRDVRNQGVLMRGVNATTTDLLDLCFALQGEAGILPYYFYMCDMIPNAEHWRVPVWHAQQLQHDIMGYLPGYATPRIVCDVPFVGKRWVHMLTDYDRARGISYWTKNYRTSIESADLEALNKRYAYYDPIDTLPADGQQWWTDHRDD, encoded by the coding sequence GTGACCCACACCATCCCGCACCCCCGTCACGCCCCGGTCGCCACCCCGACCGCCGGGCAGCCCTACGAATACCACCGCCGCCCCCTGGTCGAACCCGACTGGACCCGCTTCCCCGGCTGGCGCCACGTCACCCGCGACCAGTGGGAATCCGCCCAGTGGCAACGCGTCAACTGCGTCAAGAACGTCAAGCAACTCCGCGCCGTCCTCGGCGACCTCGTCGACGACACCTTCTACGCCGACCTCGAAGCCGACCAGAAGACCCAGGCCACCATGTCCATGCTGGTGCCACCCCAAATGATCAACACGATGGTGCCGCACGCGCCGATGACCACCGAGGCATTCCTCGCCGACCCCATCCGCCGCTACATGATCCCCGTCGCCTCCGACCGACGCACCGACTGGCCCTCACACCCCTACGCCAGCCGCGACAGCCTCCACGAGCACGACATGTGGGTCGCCGAAGGCCTCACCCACCGCTACCCCACCAAGGTCCTCGCCGAACTGCTCTCCACCTGCCCGCAGTACTGCGGCCACTGCACCCGGATGGACCTCGTCGGCAACTCCACCCCCGCCGTCGACAAACTCAAACTCACCCTCAAACCCGTCGACCGCTACGACGCCCACATCGCCTACCTCAAGGCCCACCCCGGCGTCCGCGACGTCGTCGTCTCCGGCGGAGACGTCGCCAACGTCCCCTGGCGCAACCTCGAGTCGTACCTCATGCGCCTGCTGGAACTGGAGACGGTCCGCGACATCCGACTCGCCACCAAGGCCCTCATGGGCCTCCCCCAACACTGGCTGCAACCCGACGTCGTCGAAGGCCTCGAACGCGTCGCCCGCACCGCCGCCCGCCGCGGCGTCAACCTCGCCATCCACACCCACGTCAACCACGCCCAGTCGCTCACCCCACTGGTCGCCAAGGCCGCCCAGACCGCCCTCGACGTCGGCGTCCGCGACGTCCGCAACCAGGGCGTGCTCATGCGCGGCGTCAACGCCACCACCACCGACCTGCTCGACCTCTGCTTCGCCCTGCAGGGTGAGGCCGGCATCCTGCCCTACTACTTCTACATGTGCGACATGATCCCCAACGCCGAACACTGGCGCGTCCCGGTCTGGCACGCCCAGCAGCTCCAGCACGACATCATGGGCTACCTCCCCGGCTACGCCACCCCCCGGATCGTCTGCGACGTCCCGTTCGTCGGCAAGCGCTGGGTGCACATGCTCACCGACTACGACCGCGCGCGCGGCATCTCCTACTGGACCAAGAACTACCGCACCTCCATCGAGTCCGCCGACCTCGAAGCGCTCAACAAGCGCTACGCCTACTACGACCCGATCGACACCCTGCCCGCCGACGGCCAGCAGTGGTGGACCGACCACCGCGACGACTGA
- a CDS encoding zinc-binding alcohol dehydrogenase codes for MGLHRVVQPAGVLPQAAWRLDASAAIAPNEVRIRVQRLNLDAASFRQLSEKHGGDGDAVRAEVLEIISTRGKMQNPVTGSGGMLIGVVEEAGRRSPLGLRAGERVATLVSLTLTPLVITDGLARWDGRSEQVPCDGWAILFARSIAAVLPDDEDPQLSLAVLDVCGAPALTARVVSRYVEDRGRAGDPSPVRVAVIGGAGKSGSLSLAAARRAGAARTVGVVPVEAERDALAAAGLASVVALADARDPVGLSTAVATALGAPADVTVVCVDVPGCEHGAVLATADGGTVIFFSMATSFSAAALGAEGLAADVTMLVGNGYVPGHAELALGLLRAEPGVRQLFTARIAAD; via the coding sequence GTGGGGCTGCACCGCGTCGTGCAACCGGCGGGGGTGCTGCCGCAGGCGGCCTGGCGGCTGGACGCGTCGGCGGCGATCGCGCCGAACGAGGTGCGGATCCGGGTGCAGCGGCTGAACCTGGACGCGGCGAGCTTCCGGCAGTTGTCGGAGAAGCACGGCGGTGACGGTGACGCGGTCCGCGCCGAGGTGCTGGAGATCATCTCGACCCGGGGGAAGATGCAGAACCCGGTGACCGGGTCCGGCGGGATGCTGATCGGTGTCGTGGAGGAGGCCGGTCGGCGGTCTCCGCTCGGGCTCAGAGCGGGTGAGCGGGTCGCGACGCTCGTGTCGTTGACGTTGACACCGTTGGTGATCACCGACGGGTTGGCCCGGTGGGATGGGCGCAGCGAGCAGGTGCCGTGTGACGGGTGGGCGATCCTGTTCGCCCGCTCCATCGCCGCGGTGCTGCCCGACGACGAGGACCCGCAGTTGTCCCTCGCGGTGCTGGACGTGTGCGGGGCGCCGGCGTTGACCGCCCGGGTGGTGTCGCGCTATGTCGAGGACCGGGGGCGGGCCGGTGATCCGTCGCCGGTGCGGGTGGCGGTGATCGGTGGGGCTGGCAAGAGCGGGTCGCTGTCGCTCGCCGCGGCGCGGAGGGCGGGCGCCGCCCGTACCGTCGGGGTGGTGCCGGTGGAGGCGGAGCGCGACGCGCTGGCGGCGGCCGGCCTGGCGTCGGTGGTGGCGTTGGCCGACGCGCGGGACCCGGTGGGGTTGTCCACGGCGGTGGCGACGGCGTTGGGCGCTCCGGCGGATGTGACGGTGGTCTGCGTGGACGTGCCGGGGTGTGAGCACGGGGCGGTGTTGGCCACCGCGGACGGCGGCACGGTGATCTTCTTCTCGATGGCGACGAGCTTCTCCGCGGCGGCGTTGGGCGCGGAGGGGCTGGCGGCGGACGTGACGATGCTGGTGGGCAACGGGTACGTGCCCGGGCACGCGGAGTTGGCGTTGGGGTTGCTGCGGGCCGAGCCGGGGGTGCGTCAGCTGTTCACGGCGCGGATCGCGGCAGACTGA